The bacterium region TTGGTTAAGGAGAATAAATTATGGTTTCTTCTTCAGCTGGATACTATTGTCATTTACTGGGGTAGTCTTAAGAGATATATTCTTACAGCGGTTGATCATGCTAGTAAGCTCGGCTATGCCAGAATGTACAAAACTCACAGCTCTAAAGCCGCAGCGGATTTTCTATACAGGCTTCAATATCTTATCAATCAGCAGATTATGAACATTCAGACAGATAACGGAAGTGAGTTTGCCAATTATTTTGAGCAGGCTTCTGCTAAACTTGGTATTGATAGATATTTCTCAAGAGTAAGAACTCCAAAGGATAATCCTGAAGCTGAGAGATTTAACGGGACACTCAAGCATGAATGGCTCTATGATGGCAATCTAACTACTGATTGTGATGAGTTTAATCCAGCTGTAACAAATTGGCTGATTGAGTATAATTTTAATCGCCCTCATCAAGCGCTTGATTATTTAACACCTATGAGATATATTGAGAATCACAATGAAAATCTTAAACAAAAAGTGTTACCTATGTGCCCAGCCAGCACACTTGTTTTGCCAGAATCTTGGCATAGAATAGAATTAAAGGAGAGTAAATTTCATACTCTAAAATAAAGAGCGAAAAAAGGAGGGAATAATAATGAGTGTCCAGTTATTAAAAGGGAAAAAATATAGCGGACAGTATGTAGCACTTAAAAGCTTTGAAGATGCTACAGTTATAAGCAGTGGAGATCGCATCCAAGAAGTTTATGAGAAAGCTGAAAAAAAAGGATATAAGAATCCTGTTATAGCACATATACCTAAAAAAGATGTAATACAGATTTATTAAGAGCATTAGGGAAAGCGAATAAAATCAAACAAAAAGCATTTCCTATGTATTTCAGCCAACACTAAAAAAATTGTTAGTTTGACAATGTCCTCTGAAGATGTAGAATAGAATTAAAGAATTTGGATAAAGTTCTAGCAATCAGATAACCAAATTAGAAAA contains the following coding sequences:
- a CDS encoding integrase core domain-containing protein; this encodes MRKTASFYFFKRKPLPKINRYEHWRGTAEIAVLSSKARLRLEWIIFYYTAGKRNVRFTCKHFGISRKTFYKWFNRFRDNGYDVKELENQSRAPHRRRKWEVTLEQEAKVKLLRKKYMHYGKIKLKVLYKQDYKEDISCWKIERVIRKHKLYPDKVKAEKTAKKIARAKQHPKKRITQLVKENKLWFLLQLDTIVIYWGSLKRYILTAVDHASKLGYARMYKTHSSKAAADFLYRLQYLINQQIMNIQTDNGSEFANYFEQASAKLGIDRYFSRVRTPKDNPEAERFNGTLKHEWLYDGNLTTDCDEFNPAVTNWLIEYNFNRPHQALDYLTPMRYIENHNENLKQKVLPMCPASTLVLPESWHRIELKESKFHTLK
- a CDS encoding DUF5678 domain-containing protein; translated protein: MSVQLLKGKKYSGQYVALKSFEDATVISSGDRIQEVYEKAEKKGYKNPVIAHIPKKDVIQIY